Within Plasmodium reichenowi strain SY57 chromosome 3, whole genome shotgun sequence, the genomic segment AATAGTAACACAAAAAGGGATGACCAAACATGCAAAAATACTAATGAATACATTGACACTAGTTCTAATCattattgtaataatatagaagaAGATACATATAATGTAGTGAACCAAGGGGTAGACCTTGATGTACATAATATTAGAGACTCagaaattaattttatagattcgaaaaatataaaagatgatcataatgatatcaaagaaaatatgtgtaataataacaaaacGTTACATGCTGATGAAAATATGCctaatgataatatttgtGCGAGtgaaaataattcaaaGTATGAACATACTCCTCCTGGAATGAGGATATCACATGCTTATACCCCGACATTAGACGATTATAACTTAATTCAAAATATGAGCAAGGTAAGAAGTACTTTAAGACAATTTGTAAGAGATTGGTCTATGGAAGGTCAAGAAGAAAGAGATAAAGCATATATGCCTTTAATAAACAGTCTAGATAAATATTTACCTATTcatgataattatattcCTAAAATTTTATGTCCTGGTTCAGGTTTAGGTAGATTACCATATGAAATAGCTAAAAAAGGATATAGAAGTCAAGGGAATgaattttcttattttatgttattaGGTTCTAACtttattttgaattattataatgagAAATATTCTTTATCTATTCATCCATATTGTTTATGCACATCTAATAGAAGAAGTAGAGATGATCActtaaaaattattcaaTTACCGGATgtaaatacatataataaaatagtTTTAAATACGGATTTTTCTATGTGTGCAGGAGAATTAATTGaagtatattataatgataaagaatattttgATGGTGTTTTAACATGTTTCTTTTTAGATACAGCCAAAAACCTTTTCATGTATATACGAACATTTGCATCCATATTGAAGCCTAATTCATTATGGTCAAATATTGGaccattattatatcattatgCTGAAATGCCTAATGAAATGTCTATCGAATTGGCTTGGGACGAAattcaaattattatatccaAGTGGTTTACCATAAAGGAAATACAATGGAttgataattattacaCAACCAATTTTGATTCCATGATGCAAGTTCAGTATCattgtgttttttttagtGCCATCAGAAATGACATTCCGGTAGATTAACCAGTTCTTAATAcaaatatgtacatatgtatatatatatatatatatatatatatattttatttttacttttgtatattttaatattatatagaaGTCTATACAATTTTTACATTCAAATAACATAAGAACATATTTtaatgtgtatatatttttttgtgtgtATATGCAAATTCTTTTTGGTACATTTTTCACTCATCATAGTttgataatttttattatatatatatatatatatatatgtatatatgtatgttagaaaaaaaagtcCTAAGTTATGcatgtataaaaatatatgtatatcaatacgtttatacatatatatatatatatatatatatatgtaattatttatatgtatatttatttcatctCCTGTTTTCCTATTAATACgtttattcttattatttaataatttgCATTACAAGAATAACGTCAACAcattatcaaaataattaagaatttaaaagataaaaaatggaaacattttaatatttaatgtttttaaattattatgatcatATAACTTATGAAAATTTTGTATATGTCTACTATACAAAGAACAatacacataaataaacaactaattaaatatatacatatatatatatatatatatattttattttaatgtATTCATATTAAACAGCTAAAAGGAATACCTGACTTGTTCAGGAAAATTGcggaaaaaaaaaaaaaaaaaaaaaaaaaaaaaacagcCAAAACGCTAAATATACCctaaaatttttatgtttttataatggtcattttattacatattgAAAGGAATAAGTAAAGGTATCATAAAAAGgaaacataaaaaaaatataaaaagaatctagaaaaatacatatatatatatatatatataatatatgttcaattttcatataatttaaacccgtttaatctttttttataagaattatttCAATCAGATTGTGATGCatgaaaaaatatcttCATGGTTATATACTTCAGATGAGCTGGGTAATgtttatcatcatattgaaataattcttactttcaaaattatttatagtATCTCATATTttagtaaatatatatatatatatatatatatatatatatataatattactttttaaaaatactTAAGTAACAAGTATTTTTGTTCaactttatattttttttttttacccctttcttttatacaaaaagtaaaaatatatatatattattattattataaatataataaaaaataacacagaattatatatttcgtATATTAAATTGTTCACTttattgtaaatatatttatatatatattatatatatatgtatatgaaaaaaaattaaaaaaaatacaaggtttcttttttatttttttattttttaaatttttctaTTCTTGTGTTCCATAATGAATCcttcttttaaaataaaatgctacatatatataataaaaaataaatattatttttttttttaattacaATTAAGAAATgcaaaataaatataaaaaataagaatgatcttaagtttttttttttaccctacaatttaaaaaataaaacaaagtaaaatgaaacaaaataaaacaaagtaaaatgaaataaaataaaataaaataaaaaaaaataaaataaaataccatttatttatattattatatatatataatatcaaaTACTATTTtagtttttaaaaaatatataatctattgaatgataacaatataattaaataaatatataaaataatataataaacatatttaataatattatttaatatatattaaagtataatatatatatatatatatatatataataatatatatttatatatattaataataatattaaaattttttcttttatattatatatatatataaatgaaataaattaaattatttaatatatatttaaattttaattataacaatattttaatatatatacttctttatatcaaataaatatatatttatatgtaataaaacaatatttttaaatatacaatattgtatttattaagaaagaaataaaaaataagttAATACctaatataatatttttttatacaaaaaaagggaatatatattatataaatatatatataattatattgtaGATATAATTGCCTTTATAAAAActaagaaaaaaaaaaaaaaaaaaaaaaaaaaaaaaaaaaNNNNNNNNNNNNNNNNNNNNNNNNNNNNNNNNNNNNNNNNNNNNNNNNNNNNNNNNNNNNNNNNNNNNNNNNNNNNNNNNNNNNNNNNNNNNNNNNNNNNNNNNNNNNNNNNNNNNNNNNNNNNNNNNNNNNNNNNNNNNNNNNNNNNNNNNNNNNNNNNNNNNNNNNNNNNNNNNNNNNNNNNNNNNNNNNNNNNNNNNNNNNNNNNNNNNNNNNNNNNNNNNNNNNNNNNNNNNNNNNNNNNNNNNNNNNNNNNNNNNNNNNNNNNNNNNNNNNNNNNNNNNNNNNNNNNNNNNNNNNNNNNNNNNNNNNNNNNNNNNNNNNNNNNNNNNNNNNNNNNNNNNNNNNNNNNNNNNNNNNNNNNNNNNNNNNNNNNNNNNNNNNNNNNNNNNNNaataaataaataaatataaatatatatatatatatatatatatatatatataatatacatatataatattatatatatatttatatattatatccaCATGTTTATGGGCTAATAACAATGTGCGGTATACTAGCCATTTTTCATTCATCTATAGAAAAACATCGATTAAGAAGGAAGGCCCTAAATTTATCAAAAAtgtaattaaaaaatataaaataaataaaaatacatatatatatatatatattatgtacatatttaattatatatgtaaaaaaatatatatattttttttttattatctattACATAAcaatatcatatatatataatatgtataattattatattccaattgtaaaattatatttcctgcatgtatgtatgtaaaAAGGGGTGTATAGAgataagtatatatatatatatatatatatatatatatatatatttatattaattatacCTTTTTCAAGGCATAcaaaatgttatatatatacttatatatttttatacatatgtataatttacaaaaaaaaagttatacattaaacttttttttattttattcatatatcTTATTATTCAATTTGTTGATTCTATGagtatttatatatatatatataataattattgaAATGATcctataaaaaaaaaataatatatatatatatatgtaatatgtGGGTATTAATTCCACACCTAAtttaatattcatatgtaCTGTAAAAATATGCGAAAGAAAggatttatataatacatacatatatacgtttatatatgtttatatatatatttttttttttttttttttttttttatttttttttttcatatagACTGAGACATAGGGGCCCCGACTGGAACGGCATCGTAGTTGAGGAGAATGATGATGGGACGACAAATGTGCTGGCACATGAGCGTCTAGCTATAGTAGATGTATTATCTGGTCACCAACCCttatatgatgatgaagaagagGTATGTTTAACAATAAATGgagaaatatataatcatttggaattaagaaaattaataaaagaagagaatttgaataaattaaaaagttGTTCTGATTGTGCAGTGATAccaaatttatttaaaatatataaagagAAAATTCCATCCATGTTAGATGGTATATTTGCAGGTGTAATTAgtgacaaaaaaaataatacattttttgCTTTTCGAGATCCTATAGGTATATGTCCATTATATATAGGTTATGCAGCTGATGGATCTATATGGTTTTCATCTGAATTTAAAGCTTTAAAAGATAATTGTATAAGATATGTAATATTTCCACCTGgtcattattataagaataataaaaataaaggaGAATTTGTTAGGTATTATAACCCTAATTGGTGGTCTTTAGATAATAGCATACCAAATAATAAAGTCGATTTTAATGAAATACGTATACATTTAGAAAAGGCGGTAATAAAAAGATTAATGGGTGATGTTCCTTTCGGTATCTTATTATCAGGAGGATTAGATTCATCTATAATTGCTGCAATCCTTGCTAAgcatttaaatattttagaTAAGAAAAATGAGAAAAGCATTCAAAATGGTAGTGATAAGAAGAGTAACAACAATGGAAATGAGAgcaacaacaataataataataataataataataattttaataataacaactCAGGAACTCAAAAACTTAGAAGCTTTTCTATAGGTTTAAAAGGCTCTCCTGATTTAAAAGCAGCAAAAGAAGTAGCTGAATATTTAGGTATAGAACATACggaatttttttttactgTTGAAGAAGGTATAGATACTTTACATGATGTAATTTATCATATAGAAACCTATGATATTACCACCATACGTGCATCTACACCTATGTATATTCTATCAAGATTAATTAAAAGTAGTTGTGTTAAAATGGTTCTAAGTGGTGAAGGTTCAGATGAAATATTTGGAGgttatctatattttcataaagCACCTAATAAAGAAGAATTTCATAGAGAACTTCAAAGAAAAATACATGATCTACATTATTATGATGTACTAAGAGCTAATAAATCTACTATGGCTTTTGGTATTGAAGCAAGGGTACCTTTTTTAGATATACAATTCTTGAATGTTGTTATGAATATTGATCCACAAGATAAAATGTgttcaaataataaaatagaaaaatatattttaagaaAAGCCTTTGAAGGATATTTACCGGAACACATCCTATACAGACAAAAAGAACAATTCTCAGACGGTGTTGGATATAATTGGATTGATGGATTAAAACAATATgcagaaaaaaaaatatcagATATTCAATTTTCAAGAGCAAAATTTCTTTTCCCATATAATACACCCAAAACCAAAGAAGGATATCTATACAGATGTATTTTTTCAGAGTGCTTCCCTGAACAATGTGCACAAGAATCAGTACCTGAAGGAGAATCCATCGCATGCTCAACTAGTAAAGCCGTTGAATGGGATGAAAGTTTTAAACAAAATGCTGACCAGTCAGGTCGATCTGTTCTAGGAATACATCGACACTCGAAGCAATTTGATGATGTAAAATGTGTTCCGTTACAAAATCAAGAAGCCATCAGTTATTAAAAGAAAGCACATTTGGtaaatgtacatatatatatatatatatatatattataaatatgtttatttatttatttgtttatttatttccaTTTGTGTTATAACAATCTTATAATATCACAAAGGTatacatatgaataaatatatgtatgaacttttttgtatgtttatgtatttatatgcACACATGCGTGGcttatataattattatttttaatatgtatacttatatatatatatatatatatatatatatgtgtttctttttttttttttttttttaaatgacAAATTGTAactaaataaaaaaatatatatttctttcaagtatgataagaaaaataattcgTATTAACAATATGtatgtttttttaaatgtagcataattatatatatataaatataattttaataatgatatacTTTGATGAATAATCcttaatattatttcctGCAGGAAATTAGTActtttagaaaaaaaaaaaaaaaaaatttataaataatatatatatatatatatatatatatatatatatatatatatatatatatataatatatatatatttatatttatttattatatcctCTTGGAAAAgttgaaataaatatattcagagcaatttcatatttcatattattttttatatagtattattttaataataataaataaaaaatatatttaatttaaaatattatatggaTTAATCTTTCGTTTTTTCAAAggtaatattatatatatataatatatattatatttttttttttcttaaataatataaaaaaatatataaaaaagaattgacgtaaaaaatattctatataaaaattatacatacaaaaaaaggggtatttttatatatattatatctataagatttattatttatatacaaatgtatatttttttttttttttttttttactgCACTTTGAACACTACACTTTTGgcataatataattatattataatataataatatatatataatatattataatataataatatatatataatatatatatatatatatatatatatatatatatgtttataaggggacttattatatatatcatatacaatatatatgatacatttttatttattttatatatacatttattatttatttattttcatttcaCCTTTAAGTTTATGTactattaaaaatttataatgttcaacaaatataataaatatatatatatatatatatatatatatataatatatatatatatatatattaatatataatattgcaaaaaaaaataaaatataatccATTTCTTAAgatcttaaaaaaaaaaaaaaaaaaagaggaAACCCTAAACCACGTTATTATGTTTgcataatattatattatttactatatacaaatattattatatacataatatatatatatatatattatatatatataattatttctaaattttgataagaagaaaaagcatataaaataaaaacttaatatatccataatatatattatattataataataatattatgttataatattatacttttctttttatcattatatattataatatatatataaatatatatatatatatattttaaaatatatttacatatttatatataatgtaatatatattatatataatatatatatataatattttattatttattttattttattaaaaatatttttttccttccCCACAGTGAATGGATtgatttttcttttcttattatatatcttacaataatttatattaaaaaaaaaaaaaaaaaagataattttttttttattttttgttccaaattttaatttatatatatatatatatatttatataataataatatttcactgatttttatttaaacattttttttatatatatatatatatatatatatatattataaaataagaaaaaaaaaagaaaaactttaaaattattgaaaaattaaagaaagaatatttctttttatttaattaattttaaatttccccatattaataaaaaaatattaaccTTAAAAAAAGTAAGATTACAAAAagagaatatatatataaatatatgtatatattatttatattatatattatatttttattattgttatataatttgatacttatattattattattgtttaataataatactgtattatatatgtaagtataatatataaagtttttatttatttagaATTATTGTTcttctatttttatattatattatattattttatttattattttttttgacCTCAAATTAACAAaagttttatatataaataaatatatatgtacagccattttgtatataacatataatttttttttttttttttttcaaaagcgatatataataaagtGTTCATAAAATTTATGACTTGTAcatgtaaata encodes:
- a CDS encoding asparagine synthetase, putative codes for the protein MCGILAIFHSSIEKHRLRRKALNLSKILRHRGPDWNGIVVEENDDGTTNVLAHERLAIVDVLSGHQPLYDDEEEVCLTINGEIYNHLELRKLIKEENLNKLKSCSDCAVIPNLFKIYKEKIPSMLDGIFAGVISDKKNNTFFAFRDPIGICPLYIGYAADGSIWFSSEFKALKDNCIRYVIFPPGHYYKNNKNKGEFVRYYNPNWWSLDNSIPNNKVDFNEIRIHLEKAVIKRLMGDVPFGILLSGGLDSSIIAAILAKHLNILDKKNEKSIQNGSDKKSNNNGNESNNNNNNNNNNNFNNNNSGTQKLRSFSIGLKGSPDLKAAKEVAEYLGIEHTEFFFTVEEGIDTLHDVIYHIETYDITTIRASTPMYILSRLIKSSCVKMVLSGEGSDEIFGGYLYFHKAPNKEEFHRELQRKIHDLHYYDVLRANKSTMAFGIEARVPFLDIQFLNVVMNIDPQDKMCSNNKIEKYILRKAFEGYLPEHILYRQKEQFSDGVGYNWIDGLKQYAEKKISDIQFSRAKFLFPYNTPKTKEGYLYRCIFSECFPEQCAQESVPEGESIACSTSKAVEWDESFKQNADQSGRSVLGIHRHSKQFDDVKCVPLQNQEAISY